cggcgccggaagtcgcttctatgcatgcccggtggccatcttggtggtggctgcatgatgacggccatcttggtggtggctgcatggcagtggccatcttggtgacggccgccgccatgtggccaccacaaaaatggctgctgggcatgcgtggaagcgacttcctgtgccactctgcccgatttccagtgcccacacatgagAAGAGCAGCACCCCAAATGGAAGctacctggcaggtaggaaatctaggggatttccgggatttttctccattcgggagaatagcgggaaacggattaaaatccgggggtttcccacgaaaaacgggatacttggcagctaaggcttGTCCCCCCAGCAgtgcaaggcatctctcccagccagccttcaaccagcctgcccaagatggatctccatctttgttctcccttcttcttccatGTACACCTTGCTAAACACACTGTTTTCCTCTCACCTCAAGCATTATACACCATCAGCATAGCAACCTCTGTCTGCCCAGGCCCAATATTCCTCTTTGATGGGTCATCAACATCTTTTGTCATCAACAACCCACTGATTCTTGTGCTGGTCACCCACCCACATGATTCCTGTTAGTCACCAGTTGTCTTTATTCACAGTTTGTGTTgtctattaattttttttctgtttagaGTAACACTGACACTACTATACTTTTATCCTTCTTGCCAGGATGCCCTTCCAGAAAGAGCTAGCCTAAACTCTGACAAAGTGATAGTGATTCACATTGGATGTCACCCTAGCTCACGGGTTAATCACGAAAAGTACAGCCTCCAGAATTATGCAAGTTTGGATTTTGTCTATGGTTAGTTTTTGTCATAGATAGATCCCCTCTTCTGGGCCCCATATTGCGGTCTCTGCCTGTGACTCTTTTCtgtattaaaggcacaggaagtATATGACATTACCATCAGCTATGCCATCTGTCTCAAGGACTTGGAGATTGTCTGTAGGGTTTTTATTCTTCTCCTTATCCTGTtgttgtggtttcccccccccccccccaatgtgtgtgTCTATGGGATATTTTCCGAACCTGTTTCCAGTTTTTGATCACATAGTCACCTctggaaaataaatgcaatattCTTGTTATGCTCCCCTCCATCTTCTCATCTAGTGAGGAGCTCCAGGGTCAGCCTTACTCAAATTTGAGTTTTTTTTGGAGGAGAGATCACCGGAGACTGTCCATTCTGAGTAATTAGCCAGCAATTTCCCTAGCAAAAGGAAACTGCAGCCAGGATTGGTGGGCCATAATCCCATGAAGTCCCTTTCCATAAACCAGGCAGGAACTCCTCCATAAAGTGCCGGAACAATGGATACATTTTGTCCAGTAAAAGAAGGACTCATTCTGCAGACAGATAATTATAAGCAAAGTAGAATTTCATTCCCCATTTCATACATagtaatgtagggttgccatattccaagaagtaaaaatccagacacaaaaagttGTCATTTTGCTGATTCTCCCTGGACGCtgctaatgcatttttaaaaatcaggaaaTTCCACTCACCTTAACACTAACTGAAAGGGTGattagagtacagtggaacctcggtttatgaacacctcggtttatgaattttgggtttacgaacgccacggacccatctggaatggattaattcacttcccattactttcaatgggaaagtttgcttcagtttatgaacgcttcagtttatgaacagacttccggaaccaattgtgttcataaaccgaggtaccactgtactgataatGAAATATGCTCATGCTGTCAGTGTTATAACTAAATCTGAAGGACAGTTTAGGCAGCAGAGAAACCAAATAATGAATGGGAATCCAGCTATGTTGCtggtgttgtaaacaaaatctgcacttattcccttatgggtatacaagagcccttatagagtcctttgtaggttctccatcaatAGGAGAGAATAACAGAGGctaaccagagaatattgagaagcaaatcagctagtaagcctgatctttattaaggctgttgcaacagggtgctcccctcacacaCAGGAGAGCGGAGGAGGACCCAGAagaaaggtgtgcctgcccttatatagacatttttaattgcccaccctggagtccaagaccattCCCAGAAACCTCATACAtagatcacagaaggggtgtagcccaagaccaccccccagatacatcatacctatatcacagaaatttgaatgttgttgtttttcctgtcgggcaggttatctgataatgccttatctgattgccttttctggtagtctggccattcctttgagaagGTAATttcttaattcctgagacaatgggaaggttccctcaccccctccctccttgcagagaaacatttggtcagtttgggagtcaaaatggtttcaggactgtgctgctccagacatgtggtttatatttttatgtacatgcttggtacatttatgaacatttattatatatatatatatatatatatatatatatatatatccttaattattttaattacactGGCTTGCATTTTATGTGTGACAAATTCTGGTACAACGACTAtgcctacaccaggggtcagcaaactttttcagcagggggccggtccactgtccctcagacattggggggggaggcggactatattttggaaaaaaatatgaacgaattcctatgccccacaaataacccagagatacattttaaataaaaggacacattctactcatgtaaaaacatgctgattcccagactgtccgcgggccggatttagaaagcaattgggccgcatccggcccccgggccttagtttggggacccctggcctacacacacacacatacacacatgcccTTCATTTTGTATCTGTATTTGTGTTCATTCAGCTTCTGTTCATGATTTGGGTTCTGTCTGTCTGTTCTGTGTAAAAAGCTCTGTGTTCCCCATTCACTCTTATGGGGAATCTAAAAACAGTGAAAACCTTTCCCCTTTTAACAGAACCAGATGCCAACATAATTTGCATGCATGGAACCCCCTCTAGGGGCTTTTGTGGGGGAAGTAAAAGTGATTGACTTTCCTCCGTAATTCATGTTAAAGCAATATGTTTATTAAAACTTCAAAATTATATTTGTTTCATATTTTTGAGGGTGGGAGGGGGTTGGTCTCTTGCTCCTCCTTAATCTTAAAATAATGAAGATGTATTTGAATGAGGCATATTTTTCAATTTGCTTTCCCCCATTATGCATAGACTTTTGCCTTCGATGCATGGCAGGGTCACATGGACTAGGGCAGGCAAGGCCAAAcatggccgtccagatgttttgggactacaactgccatcatccctagctaacaggactagtggtcagggatgatgggaattgtacatctggggggccacgtttggccatgcctggactaggcTATCTTCTGAATTCTGCCACTGTTGTGGCAAAGGGATCTACTATCATTCAAATAACTAAATTTAAATTATGTGAAAATGTGAAGATAAAAACAGCATGCAACAGAAAACCTTATGTGGGCAAGTTTCAGATTTAAGCAAATGATAAGGCAAGGCAAGGAAGTTAAAACTTGGTACTCTGTTTTTAGTTTGATGTAGGTGCTGTGAGTCACATGTGTAACTGttagcaatgcattttaaaatgtttcctttCTGCACTGTCTATTTCTGTATGCTGATAAAGAGGTGCCAGAAACATGCTCtttttcatgtattttttttaaaaaaactttgtctCAAAATAATAGCCAGAACAGACACACAACAGGCGCTATCAGTAATAATATAAGTTACCTATACCTCACTTTTATACTTCATTTCTTCTGGGTTATTTTTGATGCTGTTGTTCCTCATGAATAAGAACAAAATATGACTTTCTCTGCATTGTAGTTTATTTTCAAACTTGGGGAAGTTTGGGTGGAGAGCTTTATTTTAAAGATTAACCCACCACTATTTACATGGAGATTCCCTTGTACAATAAACTCTTGTGATTCAGACTTCTCTTCTTGCTAATTCTGTTTGCATATGTTGCCTGTGTTTTTGGTGCTTCCCTTACTTTTAAGGTTGCCGAGGACTATTAGTGTGTGTCTTTTCATTCTGCAAACCATCTCTTCAGTTGTCTGCATTGCACAGCTTTCCTGGTTacctgtgttataagaattttgaggtcagacatatataataaatgtaccaagcaaacagtacaggaagacaggcctgaaaaccattttgactctcccaaaatgaccagaattaaagtgatatccaCCTTGCTGTAGGAATTTCCCAACCCcactaaatcacacacacacacacacacttccacatgactagcaacttgggagccataatcctgtaaactggaggctctgccaactggacatttccccatcaatggtgccagactgctagccatctcattcacaatggaagactcctctgaacaaaagacagtgatcaactcttacgaaaatgtcattttttctttgtgtttaggaatcagcgccgtcttaagcgcccgccggatcccttcggcaccctcccgccccattccggcgccctcccaccccgtttcccagcacggtgggcgggtgggcgcagcgcgggtgcaacaggcgctgctgcacggcaggcgggcgggcgggcaggcgcagctgcgcagcggaccggtcggccagcgggtgggcgcagctcgcggcgccctcctcgcgggccggcgccatggtgccctgcgccacccagcctgcacgtagggccgggcctgttaggaattcacacctgggaggggtgagaggaggactaggaggtgtcaaaagtgctcagatttctaccttgaacccttcttttttgtgaggtattgattacatagctgtgatgtaggaatgaggtattggggggtgtttcttggtgatgggaaaactgataaaagtggaggttctcttttcttctgggttccttccttgttctcctgcgtgaggggaggGACCcttttgcaacagcaaaaataaaggctttgcttctcaaacttctctggttggcctctgttatattctccgaccgatggagaacccaataagggctcttgtgtaccccataagggaataagggcagatttttgcttattacaccTGTTTCCTGAAAACCCCATTACATCCTCCGTCTCCTCAAGTGGGGAAGTTTCCTGCTGTGTGCTTGGATAGCGCTTTCTCATTTTTCACTTTcgaaggaaaggaaaaaaccaaaacctttccTGCTTTCCATGTTTCAGTTAAAGCTAGCGGAAGATGTTATATGGCAACTTGATCTGCCtttgttttatttagttattaatgaattggtaacctcaagacttgattattgcaatgcattctATATGAGGCTACTCATATAGGGGGAGGACGGTCAAAATTTGCACCCCCAAATGGATTttctcagttatggatcttcTTAGTTTTATTCTCCTTCCACTTGGTACCCTGTGCAGGGAAAGTGCCCACAGCACCTTAAATCCGGTGCTAGACAGTTGATAAGAACAGGCTATCACCAGCACTAAACTCAAGTGGACAAAACCTTTCACTGGCTGCCGATTTGCTTTAATTTTCGAGGCCCACAACAACTAGGGCCCAGGACTGCCCAATCCCTTTTAACCCTGCTTGATCACGGAGGTCTTTGTGGAAGTCACCGTTAGCAGTCTCCCATGGGCTCAGCAGCACAACTTCATTTATGTCACACGAAATGAAAGAAAAGATAAAACACTTACTCCAAAGCTTTCGCTGCTTGAAACATTTCCCATTCAAGTCTACCAGGATATATGCCCAGATTTTGGGATGGCGCTGGGATGCTCTCAGAGCCTTTGTGCCTCCTTTCCAGAGCCTAGCAAGCAGCCCTCtgcctcattgggggggggggagttctggggGTTCCTGACTTTATTATGCCACCCATaatgactgggttgccacagccactctgggtggctcccaacaacaacaacaaaaatagtaaaaacacaacaaaacatcaaacactaaaatcttctctgaacagggctgccttcagatgtctttttaaaattacatagCTGTTTAGCTGTTTGACACCTGCTGGGAGGGTGGGCacaactactgaaaaggccctgtgcctggttccctgtaacctcacctcttgcaatgagggaaccgccagaaggcccttggagctggacctcaatgtccgggctggacgatgggggtggagacgctccttcaggtatacagggctgaagccatttagggctttaaaggtcagcaccacctTTCTCTGTGGACCACCAGAATCGAACTCTCGCATAAGTGGCAGTTGCAACACTGCAGGAAGCCATGGTGATGTTAGCAACATTAAATCTGGAAAAacctgaggaccccccccccaggtgctgaGTGGGATGGAGTAGCCAGCAAGGAGGATACAGCTTAGCTAACATAGCAatgcaaaaagaaggggaagaaggccAGAGAGCCCAGTTGAGTGAATCACATCCCAGCAAACCCAAGCAGAAGGAACAATGACTCAGAAGATGAGATTGGAAAATCAACCTTTTAATATTCTTATTCCAAGTTTCATTCTTCCTAACCTTTCCATATAACAGCAAGTTAATGAATAAGTGTCAGGagctgaggttttttgttttttgttttactttatttttattgttcgTCATGGGGTGCCTAATGACATCAGAATGTGTTGGACGTAAACGAGAGCTTTCACATTTCCTTAGGAGCTTACATAACAAAAAGGCAAACATGCTTAATCATCTACTTTGAGGTTAAAAATCATCATTCTGATGCAGAAATTTTTTTTTAGttcctgtttaaaaaaaacaaatgcaaaatcagAGGCAGTAACAGTCTCACGTTTGTCAAGGCAACTGTAACCCAGATCCACAGCAATGCACGAACATATTGTGATTTGATACATTGCTAGCATAGGCAATAAAATGTACCAGAAGTCATGTACTAGTGCTCGCAGAGACAGGTATTATTTTTCCATGAGCAAAAAACAAtgatattaaattttaaaatatttcagtgcATGTTTGTCCTTGTttgacctatttatttatttacaaacttCCCCACCCTATCctgcattttttttgaaaaaatcacaTTCAGAAGGGCATTGCCATCAAAATACTGTGAAAAGTCCAAGAAAAACAATGAATTATTAAAAACAGAGGCAGCATTAAAAGCAATTcagcagaaataaaatatatCGGTGATGAAAAAACCTGAGATAATTTAAAAAGTTTTCACCCAATCTCTGgaagtaaaaaaaaccacacagtcTAGGCGATGAATTAGCCTCCCTGGGCTGAGAACTCTGTAACTTGGGTGCTCTCAACCAAGAAACCTTTCTTTGCAGTTGCCACCCATCTTGCCTCAAATGTTGGGGCACCTTGAAGAGATACTCCGAAATAGGTCCCAGTGCATGGGCAAGTAGGGGCTGCCAACCTGTACCCTTCCAAACGCTTTAAAATCCCATCGTCTCCAATTATTGTGCATGctgtaggagttgtagtctaaaacatctggaaagctacagGTTAGCTACCcttgctttaaaggtaagcaccaacactttgaattgtgctttgaTGTGGACCAAGAGCTGGTAAGGGTCTTTAAGCCCCGGTGGGATGTGTTCCCAATGACTGGTTGGAGCTAGAAGCCTGGTGGCTGTACTTTCAAACTATCAGTTGTTAACATCTGACCTGAAATGTAAACTGGCATGCTCAGATGTACTTAATCTTGTTCCAGCAGACAGTCCCCTTGCTGAAATTAGCAACCTGATTGAAGTCTTTGGATCATGGTTCTCACATTTAAATCCAAAATGCTGACTGAAACATAATACAGATTTAGAATCTACTTCTCACAATTTCTCACTTCCTAAAAAGCATTTCCTTGAATGCTACAATTTGGAGCATTCCTGAGCTAAGAGAAAACTAAAAGGACAAAAGCACGCTATgtaaaaaggagaaggagaagcaaaaCCAGGTCAATAAATTACGTTATAACTTTTCctttataaaaatgtataaaacactgACAAAAGCTGAGGTATCtgtgttaataaataaatttaagttaAAAATATATAGTATTGTGTAATACTGATTTCTTGTAACACCTTTGCAAAATATATTCCAGTTACAGAAGTTAGTTGTCCTGAGTGGAAAAAACAGTTTCATTTTTTCATCTTCATTGCCAGGTATTCTTCAATGTAGTTAATGAAAATGTCAAACTCTCCCATTGCTTTATAGATGCCTTTGCCTTGCagctgggaaggaagaggagggataATTAATTGCAAACTGAAGGAATAATAGTTATTGCAATATAAATATGCATGCATTTTCCCATCATCTTTATTCTACTCTGAAGATTTGGCATGTGGCAGAATTTTGAACACTGTTGACCATGATTGAAGTGATACTTTGCAAGAAGGAGAGGCAAGCATGGGGAATAGGACAAGGAAGGCGATGGGCCTGGCAGAGCAAGACTGCCAGGCCCTCCCTGTGACAGCACAGCTCTGCACCATTGTGTGAAGTCTAGCCTTCATTTCCCTGCCTTTATTCCATTCCGTCTTGAAGAAGGGAACAAAGGAGaagaattgtttttaaaacaggGTCCCCAGTGAAACAAAAGACTAAGTAAACATGCCACTTGAACAAATGGAGTAATAGATGAAAAATCACTGTTATTTAAAGGTTTCTGAGTGCATCATTTGGGAAAATTAACACAAATTGCTAGTGTAAGAAGAATCTATCTCAATCAAGCAACCTACACAATTCCTCTTTATAGACATTATTGGATCAGTGTAGGATATAGGTCACAGAAGGAATCTGCTTTGAAACTACAAATTGGACTTCAGGACACTTTTTAGCAGCATTCTTAACATAATAGGAAGCAAGTCCTCATTTGTAACAGTACACAGCATATTGGACATTACTCGGATggtaaagaaaatgaaagaaagttgTTTGAAACTGAATGCTCATTCCAGACAGTAGAATCAGCTTCGCTGATTGAGTtggaaaataaaacattaagTACCACCTACAACTGGTTTATATGTGTGTTTATTGTAGCCAGTGGCAACCTGCCCAAGGGTATACATTGCATGCCCATTTAGGTAGAAGGACACCTAAAAGCCTTGGTGCAAATACAAAGTTGCATTCCCTGCACCACGAAGTGAGCTTGCTCCCTCTCCTTAACCTCCACTTGACAGGGCTTCTcagattttaaatgtttttaaactgGCAAGCCACTGAGCTATTTGGAAGGATCCAATCTacagtgtatgtatgtattaatCCAGAAGAGTGGCAAGAGGATGCATAACTCTCACACACTAATTGTTTGGGCTCTTTGATGTACTGTGCAAAGCCTCTAAACAAGGGTATTTGGCAATGTGCTATAGGAACCTACCTTCTCATAGGTTTGTTTGATGTTCGTTATTGTTTTGCTCTCCTTTTCACAGATGAAGAACCTATGCTGAAAAGAGGAAGCAGAGGAATCGTGAATTCAGTGGCTTTCTTCTGGTTATCCTTGAAAATTCTAAGAGCTCTACTGTGCATTGACCTGATTCAGCAAGGAAGAGCCATCAGTGCAAAGAAAACCCACCCATGCAATCAGCTGCTGACTATGCAAGGGATACAGATGTGTTCCACTGGTGATGCTCATCCAGGCAACACGGAACAAGCTGGATACTAGCAGGTCTTTGGCCTGGTGCGGATGTGCACCACAATCCAAAACCAAGCACCACGGAGCATAAAatcagagagggaggagggtaaCTTCTGCTTTGTTTCAGTGCAAATGTCTTTCCCTACAGCTCTATACTTGGCAAAGGTCCAGCCCAACTCTGATGAGTAAGTTCACAAATATCCCTTAGTCCTAGAGAAGAGCTTTGAGAGGAGAGTTTCCTCTTGCAACTCTGCTAAGCACAGAGGGTTTCCTTGTGGCCTTGCATGCTTGTTTTCTGAGTCATACTGTGACCAGATGACACAGTGAGGACACCACAGCAAAGTAATGTTAGGATGTGGCACTGAATAGCTCTGTCATCTGTAGTTGTGCCTTTGTAGAAGCAGCAGCTATTAGGTAAGAATTTTACGTAAGGTTTATGAAGGAAGACATCAGCATTTAACTTATATACTTATCCATAGGCTGATTGATAAAATAGTCAGTTTGTGCAGTCCCATACATAATAATCCGCTATCTCTGTGCTTTATTAATATGAAGCCACCATTATAGAGAAGGTAACCTTATTCCTGAAGGAACTACAACACTGTACTTCTTAATGAATACAGATATGTCAAAGACCACGTGCATCCTGCAGTTGTGTGCAGAAATTGTTACTGGGTGCAGAACTGAGTACAGAAAGAATCTtgaatttaattttgttttaaagctaGCTTCTAGACCTGAAGGTTGTGAAGATCTGTTTGAAACGGTGCAAGTCATGCATAGTGAAACTTTAAATCTAGAGGACAGGCTGTGCTGGATTTCCAGTATCTGACGTGCCCTGAATGACTTTTTGCATTTACAAATAGAAGTAGAAACTATTCTCTTCTCTTTCAAAATAATATATTACACTTTAGAATGCAGTCCCATTTTGTAGAGCactaaccagggccggctctaagacaaggctgggtggcacagggcgccagggtgccgggctgccaggggggcgccgtgcggcTGCGCCCGCTGCAGCGTcactgcgcctgccagacagccgcggtgagaaatggggtgggggagcgcCGGaacgatcttcgcaccacggcgccagggggcccaatatgcttaagacggccctagcACTAACTTTGCATAATGAACATGCTGTTTGTTTCTAGGGTCTAAGCACCATTGGATACCATATTTTACTCCTCTTGAACGGTTCCACAGAGGCAGGAAACGGCAGTTTTGCTTGGGAGCATGGCAGGTGGCCTAGGAAAGGAAACAGGGTCTGACTTACACAGCGCTTGATTGTCTGTCTCAGATCCAGCAGCCTATTTCCAAGAAAGTCTACAGTCCGCTGAATGGCGCTGCCTGTGGTTACGTTGGGCAAAACAACTTCCAGATAAAACTGTATCATTTCTGCCACTGACTGACAGCCCAAGTATCCCTAAAGGTAGAGGAGACAATAATAATGGTAAGAGCGCCTGAATAAGGCATTTCAGAAATAGGATGGCTCATTATGACTTTTGTTCCATGGATTACGATGTACACATATGACAATTCTGTCTCTGTAAACAATGTTTTCTTACTTCAGAGTTTCCTTGTGCTACTTGATAAGCCAAGATAAAccctccccaaacacacacattacATACTTGGAAActgatgcaaaataataataaaataataatacaaataaaaattgtgACTCCATAGATTGCcaacttatttatttaagtaAATTTTCTATAACGTCTTTCCATTGCTCCATCGTAGCGCATGGCAATAAAAAAACCTTATTGATACATTAACTATAACATCATTAAAACTCCTATTATCCCTAAAAATATAACAACATAGAGAAAGCCTCACTTAGCTCCTGATTACTTGATTATTCCCAGTGACAAGAGCCCTGAATTCCCCTGCTCTTTAAGATCAAAAGAAGAAGTGCTGCTATAAGTGAGAGAATGACTCCCTTGAGTTATGCTGGACTTTGGCCAGTCCTAGTAGATATTT
The genomic region above belongs to Zootoca vivipara chromosome 7, rZooViv1.1, whole genome shotgun sequence and contains:
- the IL10 gene encoding interleukin-10 gives rise to the protein MNSLRAFTLLSLVLSLENAQGHLSESSCKRFADILPHKLRELRVTFHEIRDYFQARDDELEIMLLKEDLLEDFKGYLGCQSVAEMIQFYLEVVLPNVTTGSAIQRTVDFLGNRLLDLRQTIKRCHRFFICEKESKTITNIKQTYEKLQGKGIYKAMGEFDIFINYIEEYLAMKMKK